TCAAGAGTATCGCTGTTAACGGCACAGTGGTTAACATTGTCTACCAAGACGGCTCTGTGGCAACATCCAGCAAGTCAATTGGAGATAGTGGGATCGAGAAAACGTTGACCAACTTGAATGTGTCTCCCGATCGAGTTATCGCCGTTGACATCACATACGATAAACCATCGCAATGGAGCGATGCGTTGCCGATTCTCATTGGGTTCTTGCCTTTGATATTTATCGGCGTGATGATATTTTTCTTCATGCGCCGGGCGCAGAACGGCAATAATCAGACACTCGCATTCGGCAAATCGCGCGCGCGTATGTTTCCTAGCGACAAGCCAACGATTACCTTTGCCGATGTCGCCGGCGTGGACGAAGCGAAGCAAGAATTGCAAGAGGTCGTCGAATTTTTGAAAGAGCCAGGCAAGTTCACCGCGCTCGGCGCACGCATTCCACGCGGCGTGTTGCTCGTCGGACCACCGGGGACCGGCAAGACCTTGATGGCGCGCGCGGTCGCGGGCGAGGCGAATGTGCCCTTCTTCTCGATTAGCGGATCGGAGTTTGTCGAAATGTTCGTCGGGGTGGGCGCGTCCCGTGTTCGCGATTTGTTTGCGATGGCGAAGAAGAACTCGCCCTGCATCGTCTTCGTAGATGAGATTGACGCGGTCGGGCGTAACCGTGGCGCAGGGATCGGTAGTTCGAACGACGAACGCGAGCAGACGCTCAATCAGATTCTGGTTGAGATGGACGGGTTCGATACCGATACGAACGTCATCATTGTCGCCGCGACCAACCGCCCGGACATTCTCGATCCGGCGCTTTTGCGCCCCGGTCGTTTTGACCGGCGCGTGATGATTGATCGTCCTGACATGAACGGGCGTAAGCAAATTCTCCAGGTGCACACCAAAGGCAAGCCGATCTCCGACGAGGTTGATCTGGGAGCAGTGGCTAAACTAACCCCCGGCTTTTCCGGCGCGGACATCGAAAACCTGGTCAACGAAGCCGCAATCCTTGCCGCGCGGCGCGCGAAAACAGCAACCGGGATGGATGAATTACAAGAGTCCATCGAAAAGGTAGTTGCCGGTTCCGAGCGCAAAAGTCGGTTGATGCATCCAGATGAAAAACGGATCGTGGCGTATCACGAAGCCGGGCATGCCCTCGTCATGCACATGCTGCCAAACTGCGACCCAGTTCATAAAGTTTCGATCATTGCGCGCGGCACGGCGCTGGGGTACACGATCCACTTGCCCGACGATGATCGCTATCTGCAATGGCGGTCGAAATTCATGGATGATCTTGCCGGCGCGCTCGGCGGTCGTGTCGCCGAACAGATCGTCATTGGCGATATCACCACCAGCGCCGCGGATGATTTAACCAGCGCGACCAATCTCGTTCGGGCAATGGTCACGCGGTACGGCATGAGTGATAAGCTGGGTCCGCGTACATTTGGCGCACGTCAAGAAATGATCTTCCTGGGTCGTGAGATTTCCGAGCAGCGCAATTACGGTGAAGCGGTCGCGCGGCAGATTGACGAGGAAATCAAGGAGATTATCACCACGGCGTACGCGCAAGCCAAGCAAGTCATCCAGGCATATCGGGATGGATTGGACGCGATTGCCAATCGGTTGATGCTCGCGGAGAGTATTGACGGGACCGAGTTGGCGCTGTTAGTGGGAAGATCAAAAGTTGCGCCAATGCCGTCACCGGTTCCAATCAATTGACAATGAATTGAATGGAACATGAGTCACGCAGGCAGCGCGCGCGGATCACCGGAGGTTCTTATGCAGTTTCAAATTGGCGATATGGTTGTGCATCCCGTCCACGGGGTGGGTACGATCATGACCTTTTCGAAACAACAACTTTTTGAAAAGGCATACGACTATTACCAAGTCATCGCCGGAAATGTCACGGTGTGGGTTCCGATCAATGACCAGGGCACCACAGTGCTGCGAAAGATCGCGTCGAAAGAAAGTCTTAACGAGTGCCGTAAATTGTTACGGCGGCGTCCTGTCCCCTTGGATCGCGATCGCAAAATACGGGAAGTCGAAATCGCGCATCTATTGAAAGGCAGATTGCTCCCCGCCTTGTGTGAGACGGTACGGGATCTCAAGGCACACAGTCAACAAAAACCGTTGGGAAGAATCGAGGGTGAGCTATTGAAAAAGGCATTCAAAGCACTGTGTGACGAATGGGCGGCTTCGGATGGCGTAACCCCAAAAACCGCCCTTGGTGAAATTGAATCTCTCCTTCAAGAGGGTCGTTAAAAGTGATTTCGCAAATGGAATAGTGGAACATCCAGGTGTAAGTTACGCACGAGGAAAATTCGATGAATGAGAAACAAACTTGGCTAGTGATCGAGGCGATCAGCAAGAATGAGTGGTGCGGTACTAATCGAGATATCCGGCTTGACCTGTGGTCCAACTTTCGCGGATCGCCGGACGTTCTCAGAAACTATCTCTGCAAGGATCGGAGTGGATACATTCGCGGCTACTACGATGAAGCCGGTATCTTTTATGTGATGCGATTTCATCTCCGCGATGACGAGTGGACAGAACCGCAAGCATCTCCAATCTAAAGACACCGACGAACCTACAGCTTCTTCATGTCGCGCGGTGCGGTTGGGAGAATTTCGCCGACCTGCCGTTGCGCTTCCTCGATTTATTGCCTACGCAGTTCATTGATGGTTTTGCAACTCCGTTTGTTGTGCTCACACGCGTAGGGACCCAACAGAATGTTTCTTGGTCGGCTGAAAATAACCTGGGACAAGTTAGGAATAGACTTGTCCCAGGTTTTGGGTTGGGGCGAGAGGGAGTCGAACCCACACGCTGGGTTGACCAGCAAGAGATTTTAAGTCTCCCGCGGCTGCCATTTCGCCATCGCCCCATATTCAATTGTTGTGCGCGATTTTATTCCCGATTCACCGAATTGTCAAAACACCCCTTGACAGTTGTCTTGGGGTGTGCATCAAAGTTTTGGGTGGTGAAAAAACCTTGCGAAGGTTGAACGGCAATCATATTTGATTTGCCGTTAAAACCTTCGCAAGGTTGAGTGTTCCAAAATTTTGACAGACACCGTGAATAAAAAAGACTCGCCGAATGCGCGAAATTCGGCGAGTCGCGTTTTTTCACGGACTACAGTTGTTGACAAAAGTGGCTTGGTTCGATGTGACATTGCCGGGCGACAAGATACGCAAATGCTCGGACCACGTTCCTTTGGGCGCGGCATTCCACGCGTCGGTAACCTGTAGTGTGCCGGTGGTGTTGAACGTCAGGGTT
The Chloroflexota bacterium genome window above contains:
- a CDS encoding ATP-dependent zinc metalloprotease FtsH, with amino-acid sequence MIQNKWRRVGFILLLASVVAVAGYFYFFQSPPPTTIVPISKLGRDVQLGTVKSIAVNGTVVNIVYQDGSVATSSKSIGDSGIEKTLTNLNVSPDRVIAVDITYDKPSQWSDALPILIGFLPLIFIGVMIFFFMRRAQNGNNQTLAFGKSRARMFPSDKPTITFADVAGVDEAKQELQEVVEFLKEPGKFTALGARIPRGVLLVGPPGTGKTLMARAVAGEANVPFFSISGSEFVEMFVGVGASRVRDLFAMAKKNSPCIVFVDEIDAVGRNRGAGIGSSNDEREQTLNQILVEMDGFDTDTNVIIVAATNRPDILDPALLRPGRFDRRVMIDRPDMNGRKQILQVHTKGKPISDEVDLGAVAKLTPGFSGADIENLVNEAAILAARRAKTATGMDELQESIEKVVAGSERKSRLMHPDEKRIVAYHEAGHALVMHMLPNCDPVHKVSIIARGTALGYTIHLPDDDRYLQWRSKFMDDLAGALGGRVAEQIVIGDITTSAADDLTSATNLVRAMVTRYGMSDKLGPRTFGARQEMIFLGREISEQRNYGEAVARQIDEEIKEIITTAYAQAKQVIQAYRDGLDAIANRLMLAESIDGTELALLVGRSKVAPMPSPVPIN